The following are encoded together in the Bactrocera neohumeralis isolate Rockhampton chromosome 6, APGP_CSIRO_Bneo_wtdbg2-racon-allhic-juicebox.fasta_v2, whole genome shotgun sequence genome:
- the LOC126761332 gene encoding uncharacterized protein LOC126761332 produces the protein MMVMMAFGRAFNCVMEGLQILLGHLFDIFKIYLKFGLMTLVFYFVAEWYILHYTDFDTFMEPQPLLKPVSNSTASKVYRFVLDFFLG, from the coding sequence ATGATGGTGATGATGGCGTTTGGCCGTGCTTTTAATTGCGTCATGGAAGGTTTGCAAATTCTTCTGGGtcatttatttgatattttcaagATTTACCTCAAATTCGGCCTTATGACTTTGGTGTTTTACTTTGTGGCCGAATGGTATATACTGCATTATACCGATTTCGATACGTTCATGGAACCGCAGCCCCTGCTGAAACCGGTCAGTAATAGTACTGCGAGTAAAGTATATCGCTTTGTGTTGGATTTTTTCCTAGGCTAG